A window from Acidobacteriota bacterium encodes these proteins:
- a CDS encoding DEAD/DEAH box helicase, which translates to MTRRLSPIQRRLLAEDLVRIRRPDEQRRYATCQRQGRVDPNPHQIDAVVFALRRIPEGGCILADEVGLGKTIEAGLIISQLMAEGMRRVLLVVPKALLGQWQTELYALFGIEAREGRLDPESFGGTGVFLAHRELAGGPKGASVLKAVDPFDLVVVDEAHEIFSGIYKRYGKDGAYDQDSTHAQTAGRLREVIRRGRTPVVLLTATPIQNSLAELWGLVQYVEPTGTLLGRLPTFRERFCEAGDRTVLPDQARELRRRLQTVLQRTLRRQAQEFLQVPFVERHSRVFEYAMSPEEQALYTDVTAWLMRERLHAFRGTQRHLLLIGFHRRMGSSLAALAESLQRVAQRLRDRLARRGHAVSDDGTQFLREMAADLEDDESLSAQGGPDGDEADEALDARDAISELDESLREELETVAAFAVRARTLGHDSKAHRLLDALALVRTRGVEGTGSGKAVIFTESLTTQDYLRALLLEHGHEPGDITVFRGDNEGPEAERALERWEADEGHAIAPAHRPSRDVAIRLALVHEFRHRSKVFISTEAGAKGLNLQFCDTIVNYDLPWNPQRIEQRIGRVHRYGQQRGVTVISFLAAGNVAQRLTLDILTQKLDLFGKVLDASDAVLYEPSRTAPESLVASVSVDFEAELRTIYGRARSIDDVAADLRHLRDTMESRKRAFDEVQDRASDLIETRLDEAVRQVLARYQGALPAELEGLDRDVDLVVRTWLDDEGVAYERDEQPGRVGYRVQSHAALPDGYRDGFVAIVGDARAISEGEALHVGHPVVQAAIDAARRATDSPLHVVFEADTGPADDVRALVGRRGRLVVTRAAYRGIERVDNLMFTAVVDGDDDPLAATVVEGLLALPVRKCQAIGDHTANQPLQDAIDAALFSDQAATAARDEARFDQMLRQLDHYLADQVLVMRRRESRLTAQIAELRERRQRTLGVDAGDATDTRAAQVSKERDLVARQIAHLEDGGDDEYREWRDRLFARRYARPDVTRVLDVRFDVVDGAC; encoded by the coding sequence ATGACACGCAGACTCAGCCCCATCCAGCGCCGACTGCTGGCCGAAGACCTCGTCCGCATCCGGCGGCCTGACGAGCAGCGGCGATACGCCACGTGTCAGCGTCAGGGTCGTGTCGATCCGAACCCGCACCAGATCGACGCCGTCGTGTTCGCCCTGCGCCGCATCCCCGAAGGCGGCTGCATCCTCGCCGACGAGGTCGGCCTCGGCAAGACCATCGAAGCGGGTCTGATCATCTCGCAGTTGATGGCCGAGGGCATGCGTCGCGTGTTGCTCGTGGTGCCCAAGGCCCTGCTCGGCCAATGGCAGACGGAGTTGTACGCGCTCTTCGGCATCGAGGCGCGCGAAGGCCGTCTCGACCCGGAGTCGTTCGGCGGCACGGGCGTCTTCCTCGCGCATCGCGAGCTCGCGGGTGGTCCGAAGGGAGCCTCGGTGCTCAAGGCCGTCGACCCCTTCGATCTCGTGGTGGTGGACGAAGCGCACGAGATCTTCTCCGGGATCTACAAGCGCTACGGCAAGGACGGCGCGTACGACCAGGACTCCACGCACGCGCAGACGGCGGGACGCCTGCGCGAAGTGATCAGGCGTGGACGCACGCCCGTCGTGCTGCTCACGGCCACGCCGATCCAGAACTCGCTCGCAGAATTGTGGGGGCTCGTGCAGTACGTCGAGCCGACGGGCACGCTCCTCGGACGGCTGCCCACGTTCCGGGAGCGATTCTGCGAGGCGGGCGATCGGACGGTGCTGCCCGATCAGGCGCGCGAGCTCAGACGTCGACTGCAGACGGTGCTGCAGCGCACGCTCAGGCGTCAGGCGCAGGAGTTCCTGCAGGTGCCGTTCGTCGAGCGGCACTCACGCGTGTTCGAGTACGCGATGAGCCCGGAGGAGCAGGCGCTGTACACGGACGTCACCGCGTGGCTGATGCGCGAACGCCTGCACGCATTCCGGGGCACGCAGCGTCACCTGCTGCTCATCGGCTTCCATCGGCGCATGGGATCGTCACTGGCGGCGTTGGCCGAGAGTCTCCAGCGCGTGGCGCAGCGCCTCCGCGATCGACTTGCGCGGCGCGGCCACGCGGTCTCTGACGATGGGACGCAGTTCCTGCGCGAGATGGCAGCGGATCTCGAAGACGACGAGAGCCTCTCGGCGCAAGGCGGTCCGGATGGCGACGAGGCAGACGAGGCCCTCGATGCGCGGGATGCCATCTCCGAACTCGATGAAAGCCTCCGCGAGGAACTCGAAACCGTGGCGGCGTTCGCCGTGCGCGCGCGAACTCTCGGCCACGACAGCAAGGCTCATCGCCTGCTCGACGCGCTCGCGCTCGTCCGTACGCGTGGCGTCGAAGGCACCGGCTCCGGCAAGGCCGTCATCTTCACCGAGTCTCTGACGACGCAGGACTACTTGCGCGCGTTGCTCTTGGAGCATGGCCACGAGCCAGGCGACATCACGGTGTTCCGTGGCGACAACGAAGGACCGGAGGCAGAGCGCGCACTCGAGCGGTGGGAGGCCGACGAGGGACACGCCATCGCTCCTGCCCATCGTCCGAGCCGCGACGTGGCCATCCGTCTCGCGCTCGTCCACGAGTTCAGGCATCGCTCGAAGGTCTTCATCTCGACAGAGGCGGGGGCCAAGGGGCTGAATCTCCAGTTCTGCGACACGATCGTCAACTACGACCTGCCGTGGAATCCGCAGCGCATCGAGCAGCGCATCGGGCGCGTGCACCGCTACGGTCAGCAACGCGGCGTCACGGTCATCAGCTTCCTGGCGGCGGGCAACGTGGCGCAGCGGCTCACGCTCGACATCCTCACGCAGAAGCTCGATTTGTTCGGCAAGGTGCTCGACGCATCGGACGCGGTGCTCTACGAGCCGTCGCGCACGGCGCCCGAGTCGCTCGTGGCCAGCGTGAGCGTGGACTTCGAAGCGGAACTGCGCACGATCTACGGCCGCGCGCGTTCGATCGACGATGTGGCGGCAGACCTGCGCCATCTGCGCGACACGATGGAGAGCCGGAAGCGCGCATTCGACGAGGTGCAGGATCGCGCGTCGGATCTCATCGAGACCCGGCTCGACGAGGCGGTACGGCAGGTGCTTGCGCGCTATCAGGGCGCGCTGCCGGCCGAACTCGAAGGCCTCGATCGAGACGTCGATCTGGTCGTACGCACCTGGCTGGACGATGAGGGTGTGGCATACGAGCGCGACGAACAACCCGGTCGCGTCGGCTACCGTGTGCAGTCCCACGCTGCACTGCCCGACGGCTATCGCGATGGCTTCGTCGCGATCGTCGGCGACGCGCGCGCCATCAGCGAGGGCGAAGCGCTGCACGTCGGGCATCCCGTCGTGCAGGCGGCGATCGACGCCGCGCGGCGTGCCACTGACTCACCGCTGCACGTGGTGTTCGAAGCAGATACTGGCCCGGCAGACGATGTGCGCGCGCTCGTGGGACGCCGCGGCAGGCTGGTGGTCACGCGCGCGGCGTACAGGGGCATCGAGCGCGTTGACAACCTGATGTTCACTGCGGTCGTTGATGGCGATGACGACCCGCTCGCGGCGACTGTCGTCGAGGGCCTGCTCGCGCTGCCGGTGCGCAAGTGCCAGGCCATCGGCGACCACACCGCGAACCAGCCATTGCAGGATGCGATCGACGCGGCGCTCTTCAGCGATCAGGCGGCGACGGCGGCACGCGACGAGGCGCGCTTCGACCAGATGCTCCGCCAGCTCGATCACTACCTGGCCGATCAGGTGCTCGTGATGCGCCGCCGGGAGTCGCGGCTGACCGCGCAGATCGCCGAACTGCGCGAGCGACGCCAGCGCACGCTCGGCGTCGACGCGGGCGATGCAACGGACACGCGCGCCGCGCAGGTCTCGAAGGAACGCGATCTCGTGGCGCGACAGATCGCACACCTCGAAGACGGCGGCGACGACGAGTATCGCGAGTGGCGCGATCGGCTGTTCGCGCGGCGATACGCCAGGCCCGACGTGACGCGCGTGCTCGACGTACGGTTCGACGTGGTGGACGGCGCATGCTGA